In Flavivirga abyssicola, the following are encoded in one genomic region:
- a CDS encoding hydroxymethylglutaryl-CoA lyase — translation MQNKVKIIECPRDAMQGIKDFIPTESKVQYIQSLLRVGFDTIDFGSFVSPKAIPQMIDTAEVLSKLDLSKTTSKLLAIIANTRGADDACKHSEIDYLGYPFSISENFQMRNTHKTIAESIVTLSKILEIANKSGKEVVVYISMGFGNPYGDPWNVDIVGEWTEKLSKMGVKILSLSDTIGSSNSESISYLFSNLILQYPNIEFGAHLHTTPSTWFEKVDAAYKAGCKRFDGAIQGFGGCPMAKDELTGNMPTEKLLSYFTSNKNNSLNALSFESAYNEASKVFNFYH, via the coding sequence ATGCAAAACAAAGTAAAGATTATTGAATGCCCAAGAGATGCCATGCAGGGTATTAAAGATTTTATTCCTACTGAGAGTAAAGTCCAATACATTCAATCGCTTTTACGGGTTGGTTTTGATACGATTGACTTTGGTAGTTTTGTATCACCTAAGGCGATTCCGCAAATGATTGATACTGCTGAGGTGCTATCAAAACTTGATTTATCTAAAACAACTAGCAAGTTACTTGCTATTATAGCAAATACAAGAGGAGCAGATGATGCATGTAAACATTCAGAAATAGATTATTTGGGCTATCCGTTTTCGATATCAGAAAACTTTCAAATGCGTAATACTCATAAAACGATAGCTGAATCTATTGTAACGCTCTCAAAAATATTAGAAATTGCTAATAAGTCTGGTAAGGAAGTGGTCGTTTACATATCTATGGGATTTGGTAATCCTTATGGGGACCCTTGGAATGTAGATATAGTGGGGGAGTGGACCGAAAAACTTTCAAAGATGGGAGTAAAGATTTTATCTTTAAGTGATACCATAGGAAGTTCTAATTCGGAAAGTATAAGCTATCTATTTTCAAACTTGATACTTCAATATCCGAATATTGAATTTGGAGCCCATTTGCATACAACACCAAGCACATGGTTTGAAAAAGTTGATGCAGCTTACAAAGCAGGTTGTAAACGTTTTGATGGCGCTATTCAGGGGTTTGGAGGATGTCCTATGGCCAAAGATGAATTAACAGGTAATATGCCTACCGAAAAGTTGTTGTCATATTTCACTTCTAATAAAAATAATAGTTTAAATGCGCTCAGTTTTGAGAGTGCTTATAACGAAGCTTCCAAGGTATTTAATTTCTATCATTAA